From a region of the Saccharomyces paradoxus chromosome IV, complete sequence genome:
- the GGC1 gene encoding Ggc1p (Mitochondrial GTP/GDP transporter~similar to YDL198C), protein MPHTDKKQSGLARLLGSASAGIMEIAVFHPVDTISKRLMSNHTKISSSHELNRVIFRDHFSEPLGKRLFTLFPGLGYAASYKVLQRVYKYGGQPFANEFLNKHYKKDFDNLFGEKTGKAMRSAAAGSLIGIGEIVLLPLDVLKIKRQTNPESFKGRGFVKILRDEGLFNLYRGWGWTAARNAPGSFALFGGNAFAKEYILGLKDYSQATWSQNFISSIVGACSSLIVSAPLDVIKTRIQNRNFDNPESGLKIVKNTLKNEGITAFFKGLTPKLLTTGPKLVFSFALAQSLIPKFDNLLSK, encoded by the coding sequence ATGCCTCATACTGATAAGAAGCAGTCAGGATTAGCTCGTCTTTTGGGGTCTGCCTCTGCAGGCATAATGGAAATTGCAGTCTTCCATCCTGTGGACACCATCTCCAAAAGACTGATGTCCAACCACACCAAAATATCCTCTAGTCATGAACTGAACCGTGTTATTTTTCGTGATCATTTCAGTGAACCTTTGGGCAAACGTTTGTTTACTTTGTTCCCGGGTCTTGGTTACGCTGCATCATACAAAGTCTTACAAAGAGTGTATAAGTATGGTGGCCAGCCTTTTGCTAATGAGTTTTTAAACAAGCATTACAAAAAGGATTTTGATAATCTATTCGGTGAGAAGACTGGTAAGGCAATGAGAtctgctgctgctggtTCTTTGATCGGTATTGGTGAAATCGTTCTTTTGCCGCTGGACGTGTTGAAGATCAAGAGACAGACTAATCCCGAATCTTTCAAGGGCAGAGGTTTtgtcaaaattttgagagACGAAGGCCTGTTCAACTTATATAGGGGCTGGGGGTGGACCGCTGCTAGAAATGCCCCCGGTTCGTTTGCGCTTTTTGGTGGTAATGCATTTGCCAAGGAGTATATATTGGGTTTGAAAGATTACTCTCAAGCTACTTGGTCTCagaatttcatttcctCCATAGTCGGTGCTTGCTCCTCCCTAATTGTTTCTGCCCCATTAGATGTCATCAAGACAAGAATTCAGAAtagaaattttgataatcCTGAAAGTGGGTTGAAGATTGTTAAAAACACTTTAAAAAACGAAGGTATAACTGCGTTTTTCAAGGGTCTAACGCCTAAATTACTAACAACGGGTCCAAAACTGGTCTTCTCATTTGCGTTGGCTCAATCGTTGATTCCTAAATTCGATAACCTATTGAgcaaatga